A region of Argentina anserina chromosome 5, drPotAnse1.1, whole genome shotgun sequence DNA encodes the following proteins:
- the LOC126794012 gene encoding uncharacterized protein LOC126794012, whose amino-acid sequence MDGDPTLVFKPVYKSFKFKTSEESIKGLNVEKNANLKDNNVFIANPDTTDPEVVKSPDADEQWKAAMDYDLPELVVFLQDSGYEFVKDICIDDGSVSSQNKCLEENCDLDLKFVSCMVSSDAESSSESTVESEDSSESSNSTVSKHIPVQAWEEDVEHLGNLTIEDGEHFGEKDCTVPTRAIWSDSVIFSSTDDNRRSKAALETALENARRGELFPLSVEFQSRNACKDGMSGSLAGSNKSQHEGKNARRKEEVPQSDSSNDWMSVSITGCSQSQQHRCENARREVWRLECHPQDSSEDEMSNSVTESSQSQQHLRGESCSSVSGPLARYSGALLSFGSISFGSNRSTTSSRSFTFPKLSTEWIGSPVRMVEADPTQLRRQRRWGMRYLCCSF is encoded by the exons ATGGATGGTGATCCCACTTTGGTGTTCAAGCCTGTTTACAAgtctttcaaattcaaaacctcAGAAGAGTCTATAAAAGGACTGAACGTAGAAAAGAATGCCAATTTGAAAGACAACAACGTATTCATTGCCAACCCTGATACTACAGATCCCGAGGTGGTCAAAAGTCCAGATGCAGATGAGCAATGGAAGGCTGCTATGGACTATGACTTACCAGAGTTGGTTGTTTTCCTTCAAGATAGTGGTTACGAGTTTGTTAAGGACATCTGCATCGACGATGGATCAGTGTCATCGCAGAATAAATGTTTGGAAGAGAACTGTGATTTGGATCTTAAATTTGTCTCTTGCATGGTGAGCTCTGATGCCGAAAGCAGCAGCGAATCAACTGTCGAATCTGAGGACTCATCAGAATCATCAAACTCAACTGTATCGAAACATATACCCGTGCAAGCGTGGGAGGAGGATGTAGAGCATCTGGGGAACTTAACAATTGAAGATGGAGAGCACTTTGGGGAAAAAGATTGTACT GTTCCAACTAGGGCCATCTGGTCAGATTCAGTGATATTCTCCTCAACTGATGACAATAGGCGAAGCAAAGCCGCTCTCGAAACTGCCTTGGAGAATGCAAGAAGGGGGGAACTATTTCCGTTAAGTGTAGAGTTTCAGTCTCGAAATGCATGCAAAGACGGGATGTCTGGTAGCCTAGCAGGATCAAACAAATCACAACATGAGGGCAAGAATGCAAGAAGAAAGGAGGAAGTTCCACAAAGTGATTCATCCAATGATTGGATGTCAGTTAGCATAACAGGATGTAGTCAATCACAACAGCATCGCTGCGAGAATGCAAGGAGGGAGGTATGGCGTTTAGAGTGTCATCCTCAGGATTCATCCGAAGATGAGATGTCAAATAGTGTAACAGAATCAAGTCAGTCACAACAGCATCTCCGTGGAGAATCCTGTTCTTCAGTTTCAGGGCCTTTAGCAAGATACTCAGGAGCCTTATTAAGTTTTGGTAGCATCTCtttcggatcaaacagaaGTACAACTAGCTCTAGGTCTTTTACTTTTCCTAA GTTATCCACAGAATGGATTGGCAGTCCAGTGAGAATGGTTGAAGCTGATCCGACACAATTACGGAGGCAGCGGCGTTGGGGGATGCGATATCTGTGTTGTAGCTTCTGA
- the LOC126794538 gene encoding dof zinc finger protein DOF5.4 — MQDIQSIGGRFFGGAGGGDRRLRPHHNHQALKCPRCDSINTKFCYYNNYNLSQPRHFCKSCRRYWTKGGVLRNVPVGGGCRKTKRSKSKSSSSSPASPLQPNRERKASSNSSSESSSLTNTATATATEAVSALSSTSSASNLPDNHHHLDSKLFASQSGGGNVNFLAATTMLEQPATEIGMFSDIGTFTSLITASNDVPFGFTNINDISVSPFRLNQPAAQGGHQQQQQVEQSQWEHQQHNYHNSQEMKMQEITGGMLDQTAQVDISVFQTKTNGGGGLGALDWQPAGDQGLFDLPNTVDQAYWSQGQWNDQDPPSLYIP, encoded by the coding sequence ATGCAAGATATTCAGTCGATCGGAGGGCGGTTCTTTGGCGGCGCCGGAGGCGGAGACAGGAGGCTACGACCACACCACAACCACCAAGCCTTGAAGTGCCCTAGATGCGACTCGATCAATACAAAGTTCTGCTACTACAACAATTACAACCTCTCTCAGCCGCGCCACTTCTGCAAGAGCTGCCGCCGTTACTGGACCAAAGGTGGCGTCCTCCGCAACGTCCCGGTCGGTGGAGGTTGCCGCAAAACCAAGCGGTCCAAGTCCAAGTCATCTTCTTCGTCGCCGGCCTCACCGCTGCAGCCGAACCGTGAGCGAAAAGCCAGCTCTAATTCTAGCAGCGAGAGCTCAAGCCTTACAAACACGGCCACCGCAACGGCAACGGAGGCTGTCTCGGCGCTGTCTTCCACGTCTTCGGCTTCTAATCTTCCCgacaatcatcatcatctggaCTCCAAATTATTTGCCTCCCAAAGCGGCGGAGGGAACGTGAACTTCCTGGCAGCAACAACCATGCTCGAACAGCCCGCCACGGAGATTGGAATGTTCTCGGATATCGGAACCTTCACGAGCTTGATCACGGCCTCGAACGACGTGCCGTTCGGTTTCACCAACATTAACGATATCTCCGTCTCGCCGTTCAGGCTGAACCAGCCGGCGGCACAAGGTGGtcatcaacaacaacagcagGTTGAGCAAAGCCAGTGGGAGCACCAGCAACACAATTACCACAACAGCCAGGAAATGAAGATGCAAGAGATCACCGGAGGAATGCTGGATCAGACGGCTCAGGTGGATATATCGGTGTTCCAAACAAAAACCAACGGCGGAGGAGGGCTTGGGGCGCTGGATTGGCAGCCGGCCGGTGATCAAGGTTTGTTTGATCTCCCCAACACAGTTGATCAAGCATACTGGAGTCAGGGTCAATGGAACGATCAAGACCCTCCCAGTCTCTACATCCCCTAA
- the LOC126794815 gene encoding uncharacterized protein LOC126794815: MDLWNKARGVAEEAAKRSHDLSFGGAWRLSDIAAEASKRADHIKQLAADAFAPSLAQPPAAESQQEEEKDLEAFGITEELRDFANGITPVTFKDFPIPDDTKFSEVPTVTNVRQDLTEWQTKHASLVLSTVKEISKLRYELCPRIMTERKFWRIYFILVNNHVAPYEKRYLDNVKLMSTEQFSDDSVKEPTKVEITSKAEDQEEKHHSKTSTSATTEQELDAFLLGDSDNDSDNGDGNFDDHLYKLVDGLDEEIDKL, encoded by the exons ATGGACTTGTGGAACAAAGCCCGAGGCGTCGCCGAGGAGGCCGCGAAGCGGTCGCATGATCTCTCATTCGGCGGCGCGTGGAGACTCTCCGACATCGCCGCCGAGGCCTCCAAGCGAGCCGATCACATCAAGCAATTGGCCGCCGACGCCTTTGCTCCGTCGCTAGCGCAACCACCTGCGGCGGAGAgtcaacaagaagaagagaaggatCTGGAAGCGTTTGGGATCACCGAGGAGTTGAGAGACTTCGCTAACGGAATCACTCCGGTCACCTTCAAAGATTTTCCAATTCCAG ATGATACAAAATTCTCTGAGGTTCCAACAGTCACGAATGTTAGGCAGGATCTTACGGAGTGGCAAACAAAGCATGCCAGTCTTGTTCTTTCGACTGTCAAG gaaatttcaaaattaaggTATGAATTGTGTCCGCGCATTATGACAGAAAGGAAATTTTGGAGGATATATTTCATACTAGTTAACAATCATGTGGCACC CTATGAGAAGCGGTACCTGGACAATGTTAAGCTAATGTCAACCGAACAGTTTTCAGATGACAGTGTAAAGGAACCTACTAAAGTTGAAATAACTTCTAAAGCAGAGGATCAGGAAGAAAAACATCACTCTAAAACATCAACCTCAGCAACTACAGAGCAAGAGTTGGATGCATTTCTTCTAGGAGATAGTGATAATGATTCAG ATAATGGTGATGGGAACTTTGATGatcatttatataaattagtgGACGGATTG GATGAAGAGATTGACAAATTGTAG